A window of Desulfobacteraceae bacterium genomic DNA:
CGAAGATGAACATCGCGATTAGGATAAAACTGCCCATATTTCTGCGACCTCCAGTGTGCGCGTTTCCTCTACGCCGATGTTATGCCATTCTATTCATAATGGGTCCACATCCGAAGGACTTTCACAACATTGGCGTCGTCTATAACTTGATATACCAGTCGATGTTGGATATTGGTTCGACGTGAATAGGCACCCGTTAAATCGCCGAGCAGCTTTTCAAATGGCAGAGGAGTCTGGTATGGGTTTTCTCGCAGGATATCGATAAGTATCTCGGCTTTTTGGCGCAAATTTGCAGAGGAAAATTTTTTAGCGTCCTTTCGAGCCTGTTT
This region includes:
- a CDS encoding Txe/YoeB family addiction module toxin, which produces MWRVVFTKQARKDAKKFSSANLRQKAEILIDILRENPYQTPLPFEKLLGDLTGAYSRRTNIQHRLVYQVIDDANVVKVLRMWTHYE